Proteins encoded by one window of Halomonas sp. SH5A2:
- the sdhC gene encoding succinate dehydrogenase, cytochrome b556 subunit has translation MNSKRPVNLDLTTIHFPLPALTSIAHRITGVILFVGLIFAFWALGKSLSSPAGFDAVSSALANNFFAKLVAWGLLSALAFHFVAGIKHLLMDANIGVTLEGGVKKAQITVVVSAILIILAGVWVW, from the coding sequence GTGAATAGCAAACGACCCGTAAATTTAGACCTGACGACGATACACTTCCCCCTTCCGGCATTGACGTCGATTGCACACCGCATCACCGGTGTCATCCTCTTTGTTGGCCTCATTTTCGCTTTCTGGGCACTTGGTAAATCGCTGTCTTCACCGGCAGGCTTTGATGCCGTTAGCAGTGCCTTGGCCAATAACTTTTTTGCCAAGCTAGTGGCTTGGGGCCTACTGTCGGCGCTGGCGTTTCATTTCGTCGCGGGCATTAAACACCTGCTGATGGATGCAAACATAGGCGTGACGCTCGAGGGCGGTGTGAAAAAAGCGCAAATCACCGTGGTGGTAAGCGCGATTCTGATTATTCTGGCAGGAGTCTGGGTATGGTAA
- the lpdA gene encoding dihydrolipoyl dehydrogenase produces the protein MADKFDVIVIGAGPGGYVAAIRAAQLGLKTACVEKWIGKEGTVVHGGTCLNVGCIPSKALLEASHKFVEAKDDFDDLGIQAGDVTMDVKKMMARKDKIVKNLTGGISGLFKANGVTAIEGTGKVISAKQVEVTDKDGKATTFDADNIVVAAGSVPVEIPPTPLVEGLVVDSTGALEFQETPKRLGVIGAGIIGLELGSVWNRLGSEVTVLEAMDSFLPMVDGAIGKETHKLLKKQGLDIKLGARVTGSETNGEEVTVKYTDADGEQEMTFDKLIVCVGRRPYTKGVIDDSVSVELDERGFIFVDDQCRTNVPGVYAIGDCVRGPMLAHKASEEGIMVADIIAGHKAEMNYDAIPNVIYTFPEVAWVGITEEEAKAKGIEVKTGSFPFAASGRAMANNATEGNAKIIADAETDRILGMHIVGQHAGEMIAQGVIAMEFGSSAEDLALTCYAHPTMSEAVHEAALAVEGHAIHMANRKKRK, from the coding sequence ATGGCTGACAAGTTTGATGTGATCGTTATTGGTGCCGGCCCTGGTGGTTATGTCGCTGCCATCCGTGCGGCACAACTTGGCCTGAAAACCGCCTGTGTCGAAAAGTGGATCGGTAAGGAAGGCACCGTCGTTCATGGTGGTACCTGCCTGAACGTCGGCTGTATCCCGTCGAAAGCCTTGCTGGAAGCCTCGCACAAGTTCGTTGAAGCGAAGGATGATTTCGACGACCTGGGTATCCAGGCCGGTGACGTCACCATGGACGTCAAAAAGATGATGGCCCGCAAGGACAAGATTGTTAAAAATCTGACCGGCGGCATTTCGGGTCTATTCAAGGCCAATGGCGTCACGGCCATCGAAGGCACCGGTAAAGTGATTTCCGCCAAGCAGGTGGAAGTGACCGATAAGGATGGCAAAGCCACCACCTTTGACGCCGACAATATCGTTGTTGCGGCGGGCTCTGTACCGGTCGAAATTCCGCCGACCCCGCTGGTCGAAGGACTGGTTGTCGACTCCACCGGTGCGCTGGAATTCCAGGAAACACCCAAACGCCTCGGCGTGATTGGTGCCGGCATTATCGGTCTGGAACTGGGTAGCGTCTGGAACCGCCTGGGCTCCGAGGTCACGGTGCTCGAAGCCATGGATTCCTTCTTGCCCATGGTTGACGGTGCCATCGGTAAAGAAACGCACAAGCTGCTCAAGAAGCAGGGCCTGGACATCAAACTGGGCGCTCGCGTCACCGGTTCGGAAACCAATGGCGAAGAAGTGACCGTCAAGTACACCGACGCTGACGGCGAACAGGAAATGACCTTCGACAAGCTGATCGTCTGTGTCGGTCGTCGTCCTTATACCAAGGGCGTGATTGACGACAGCGTCAGCGTAGAGCTTGACGAGCGCGGCTTTATCTTTGTCGACGACCAGTGCCGTACCAATGTCCCGGGCGTTTACGCGATTGGCGACTGTGTGCGCGGCCCGATGCTGGCGCATAAGGCTTCGGAAGAAGGCATCATGGTGGCGGATATCATCGCGGGTCATAAGGCCGAGATGAATTACGACGCCATTCCCAACGTTATCTACACCTTCCCGGAAGTCGCGTGGGTGGGGATTACCGAGGAAGAAGCCAAGGCCAAAGGTATTGAAGTTAAGACCGGTAGCTTCCCGTTCGCGGCAAGCGGCCGCGCGATGGCCAACAATGCCACTGAAGGCAATGCCAAGATCATCGCTGATGCGGAAACCGACCGCATTCTGGGTATGCACATCGTTGGCCAGCACGCCGGTGAGATGATTGCCCAGGGCGTGATCGCCATGGAATTCGGCTCCAGTGCCGAAGACCTCGCGCTGACTTGCTATGCGCACCCGACCATGTCGGAAGCGGTGCATGAAGCGGCGCTCGCGGTTGAAGGCCACGCGATCCATATGGCCAACCGCAAAAAGCGTAAGTAA
- the sucC gene encoding ADP-forming succinate--CoA ligase subunit beta encodes MNLHEYQGKQLFADYGLPVSKSFAVDTPEEAEDACKKIGGDMWVVKAQVHAGGRGKAGGVKLIKDPADAKAFAEQWLGKNLVTFQTDEHGQPVSKILVETCTDIADELYLGAVVDRTTRRVVFMASTEGGVEIEKVAEETPEKILRAEIDPLVGAQPYQARELAFALGLSGDQIKQFTKIFLGLSKLFHEKDLALLEINPLVITDQGNLHCLDAKLGLDSNALYRHPDLQAMRDPSQEDEREAEAAAWELNYVALDGNIGCMVNGAGLAMGTMDIVNLNGGKPANFLDVGGGATKERVAEAFKLILSDDSVKAVLVNIFGGIVRCDMIAEGIIGAVEQVGVNVPVVVRLEGNNAELGTEKLASSGLNIIAATSLTDAAQQVVKAAEGK; translated from the coding sequence ATGAACCTTCACGAGTATCAAGGCAAACAGCTGTTTGCCGATTATGGTCTACCCGTGTCCAAGAGCTTTGCTGTGGACACTCCCGAAGAAGCTGAAGACGCATGTAAAAAGATCGGCGGCGACATGTGGGTGGTTAAAGCCCAGGTGCACGCAGGTGGCCGCGGTAAAGCGGGCGGCGTAAAGCTGATTAAAGACCCGGCTGATGCCAAGGCGTTTGCCGAGCAGTGGCTGGGCAAAAACCTGGTGACCTTCCAGACCGACGAGCACGGCCAGCCGGTTTCCAAGATCCTGGTCGAGACCTGCACCGATATCGCCGATGAGCTGTATCTGGGTGCTGTTGTCGATCGTACGACCCGCCGTGTGGTCTTTATGGCCTCTACCGAAGGCGGCGTAGAGATCGAGAAAGTCGCCGAAGAAACGCCCGAAAAGATTCTCAGAGCCGAGATTGATCCGCTGGTCGGTGCACAGCCTTACCAGGCGCGTGAGCTGGCATTTGCGTTGGGCCTTTCCGGCGACCAGATCAAGCAGTTCACCAAGATCTTCCTGGGGCTGTCCAAGCTGTTCCATGAGAAAGACCTGGCGCTGCTTGAAATTAACCCGTTGGTCATTACCGACCAAGGCAACTTGCACTGCCTAGACGCCAAGCTTGGCCTCGACAGCAACGCGCTGTACCGTCACCCGGACCTTCAGGCGATGCGTGATCCGTCTCAGGAAGACGAGCGCGAAGCTGAAGCGGCTGCATGGGAACTCAACTATGTGGCGCTGGATGGCAACATCGGCTGCATGGTCAACGGCGCAGGCCTGGCCATGGGTACCATGGACATCGTCAACTTGAACGGCGGCAAGCCGGCCAACTTCCTCGATGTTGGCGGCGGTGCCACCAAAGAGCGCGTTGCTGAAGCCTTCAAACTGATTCTGTCTGACGACTCCGTCAAGGCCGTACTGGTGAACATCTTCGGCGGCATCGTGCGTTGCGACATGATCGCTGAAGGCATCATCGGTGCCGTTGAGCAGGTCGGTGTCAACGTCCCGGTTGTCGTACGTCTGGAAGGTAACAACGCCGAGCTAGGCACCGAGAAACTCGCGTCTAGCGGTCTCAATATTATCGCGGCTACCAGTCTGACCGACGCGGCTCAGCAGGTCGTTAAAGCGGCGGAGGGCAAGTAA
- the sdhD gene encoding succinate dehydrogenase, hydrophobic membrane anchor protein, which produces MVTNITSFGRSGLSDWLMQRFSAVVLAIYTVFMVAYLLFNPDLDYYAWTALFDQTWMRIFSLLAFISVAAHAWIGLWTVTTDYLKSTFVRVGAQSLIILAIFVYLVWGIQILWGA; this is translated from the coding sequence ATGGTAACCAACATCACAAGCTTTGGCCGTAGCGGCCTGTCCGACTGGCTTATGCAGCGTTTTTCAGCGGTGGTGCTGGCCATTTACACCGTTTTCATGGTGGCCTACCTGCTGTTTAACCCCGACCTGGATTACTACGCCTGGACCGCGCTGTTTGATCAGACCTGGATGCGGATTTTTTCCCTGCTGGCCTTTATCTCAGTGGCGGCGCACGCCTGGATCGGCCTGTGGACCGTGACGACCGACTATCTTAAATCCACCTTCGTTCGCGTAGGTGCCCAGTCTCTCATCATTCTGGCCATCTTTGTGTACCTGGTGTGGGGCATTCAAATTCTGTGGGGAGCTTGA
- the sdhA gene encoding succinate dehydrogenase flavoprotein subunit, with amino-acid sequence MSNLRSLTFDAIIIGGGGSGLRAALELAKSGKKTAVLSKVFPTRSHTVSAQGGITCAIASSDPDDDWRWHMYDTVKGGDYIADQDASEYMCSEGPKAVFELEHMGLPFSRFDNGRIYQRPFGGQSKNFGEGGQAARTCAAADRTGHALLHTLYQNNLKNNTTFLNEWYAVDLVKNAEGDVVGCIAMCIETGEVVHVKSKATVLATGGAGRIYASTTNALINTGDGIGMALRAGFPMQDMEMWQFHPTGIYGAGTLVTEGCRGEGGYLINKDGERFMERYAPNAKDLAGRDVVARSMVMEILEGRGCGENGDHVFLKLDHLGEEVLGKRLPGIVELSKTFAHVDPAKDPIPVVPTCHYMMGGIPTNIHGQAITQDESGKDHIVNGLYACGEAACVSVHGANRLGGNSLLDLVVFGRAAGMFIEGALNEGIEYLDASESDIASAMKRITRWNESDGGESIPALKAELQDIMQTSFGVFREEKNMREGVKKLDELRSRIANAHLPDKSNAFNTARVEALELDNLMEVAEATAIAALERNESRGAHSRYDYPDRDDVNWLKHSLYFPTTKELKKRDVNFKPKTVDTFEPKVRTY; translated from the coding sequence ATGTCTAACCTACGTAGCCTGACCTTTGACGCCATTATCATCGGTGGCGGTGGCTCTGGCCTGCGCGCTGCTCTAGAACTTGCGAAATCCGGTAAGAAGACAGCCGTATTGTCGAAAGTGTTCCCAACGCGTTCCCACACTGTTTCTGCCCAGGGCGGGATTACCTGTGCCATCGCGTCTTCCGACCCGGATGACGATTGGCGCTGGCACATGTACGACACCGTCAAGGGCGGCGACTATATCGCTGACCAGGATGCGTCGGAGTACATGTGTTCTGAGGGCCCGAAAGCGGTCTTCGAGCTTGAGCACATGGGCCTGCCGTTCTCGCGCTTCGATAATGGCCGCATCTATCAACGCCCCTTCGGTGGTCAGTCGAAAAACTTCGGCGAAGGCGGCCAGGCAGCACGTACCTGTGCCGCGGCCGACCGTACCGGCCATGCGCTGCTGCATACGCTCTACCAGAACAACCTCAAGAACAATACAACGTTCTTGAATGAATGGTACGCGGTGGACCTGGTAAAAAATGCCGAGGGTGATGTAGTGGGCTGTATCGCCATGTGCATCGAGACCGGCGAAGTGGTTCACGTGAAATCGAAAGCCACGGTGCTGGCCACCGGCGGTGCAGGGCGCATCTACGCCTCGACCACCAACGCCCTGATCAACACCGGCGACGGTATCGGTATGGCGCTTCGCGCTGGCTTCCCGATGCAGGACATGGAAATGTGGCAGTTCCACCCCACCGGTATTTACGGCGCGGGTACGTTGGTCACCGAAGGCTGCCGGGGTGAAGGCGGTTACCTGATCAATAAAGATGGCGAGCGCTTCATGGAGCGTTACGCGCCCAACGCCAAAGACCTGGCGGGCCGCGACGTTGTCGCGCGTTCCATGGTCATGGAAATTCTGGAAGGTCGTGGCTGCGGCGAGAATGGCGATCACGTCTTCCTGAAGCTTGATCACCTGGGCGAAGAAGTTCTAGGCAAGCGCCTGCCGGGTATCGTTGAGCTGTCCAAGACGTTTGCCCACGTCGATCCGGCGAAAGACCCGATTCCGGTCGTGCCGACCTGCCACTATATGATGGGCGGTATTCCGACCAACATTCATGGTCAGGCGATCACGCAAGACGAAAGCGGCAAAGACCACATCGTGAACGGCTTGTACGCCTGCGGCGAAGCGGCGTGTGTATCAGTTCATGGGGCCAACCGTCTGGGCGGCAACTCGCTGCTCGACCTGGTCGTCTTTGGCCGTGCTGCGGGCATGTTCATCGAGGGTGCACTCAACGAAGGTATCGAGTACCTGGATGCCTCTGAGTCTGATATCGCCTCGGCCATGAAACGTATTACCCGCTGGAACGAGTCGGATGGTGGCGAAAGCATTCCCGCGCTGAAGGCCGAGCTTCAAGACATTATGCAGACGTCTTTCGGTGTTTTCCGCGAAGAGAAGAATATGCGTGAAGGCGTCAAGAAGCTAGATGAACTTCGCAGCCGTATTGCCAATGCCCACCTGCCTGATAAATCCAATGCGTTCAACACGGCGCGTGTGGAAGCCTTGGAACTCGATAACCTGATGGAAGTGGCCGAAGCGACGGCGATCGCTGCTTTAGAGCGTAATGAAAGCCGTGGTGCGCACTCGCGCTACGACTATCCTGACCGTGATGATGTCAACTGGCTGAAGCACTCGCTTTACTTCCCGACCACCAAAGAGTTGAAGAAGCGCGACGTCAACTTCAAGCCGAAAACCGTTGATACGTTCGAACCCAAGGTTCGTACCTACTAA
- a CDS encoding succinate dehydrogenase iron-sulfur subunit has translation MSNLQVSIYRYNPETDSAPYMQEFQVDTKGRDVMVLDVLHMMKEQDSGLAFRRSCREGVCGSDGMNMNGKNGLACITPLSDVVKGNKLTLRPLPGLPVIRDMVVDMGLFYKQYERIQPYLQNDTPAPAIERLQSPEERDKLDGLYECILCACCSTSCPSFWWNPDKFVGPAGLLQSYRFLADSRDTATSERLTDLEDPFSVFRCRGIMNCVAVCPKGLNPTRAIGKIREMLLADAT, from the coding sequence ATGTCCAATCTTCAGGTATCCATATACCGCTATAATCCGGAAACCGACTCCGCACCCTACATGCAGGAGTTTCAGGTCGATACCAAGGGTCGCGACGTGATGGTGCTGGATGTTCTTCATATGATGAAAGAGCAAGACAGCGGGCTGGCATTTCGCCGTAGCTGCCGCGAAGGGGTTTGCGGCTCAGACGGCATGAACATGAACGGCAAGAATGGTCTGGCCTGCATTACGCCGTTGTCAGACGTCGTGAAAGGTAACAAGCTGACCCTGCGTCCGCTGCCCGGCCTGCCGGTCATTCGCGATATGGTCGTTGATATGGGGCTGTTCTATAAGCAGTACGAGCGTATTCAGCCGTACCTGCAGAACGACACCCCCGCACCAGCGATCGAGCGCCTGCAGTCGCCGGAAGAGCGCGACAAGCTGGACGGCCTTTATGAGTGCATTCTGTGCGCTTGCTGTTCAACCTCGTGCCCGTCTTTCTGGTGGAACCCGGATAAGTTTGTTGGTCCGGCAGGCCTTTTGCAGTCGTATCGCTTCCTTGCGGATTCGCGCGACACGGCGACCAGCGAGCGCTTGACCGATCTGGAAGACCCGTTTTCCGTGTTCCGCTGCCGCGGCATCATGAACTGTGTGGCGGTGTGCCCGAAAGGGCTTAACCCCACGCGGGCGATTGGCAAGATTCGTGAGATGTTGCTGGCAGATGCCACGTAA
- the odhB gene encoding 2-oxoglutarate dehydrogenase complex dihydrolipoyllysine-residue succinyltransferase gives MATEIKAPTFPESVAEGTVAAWHKKPGDSVERDELIVEIETDKVVLEVVAPEAGTLTDVMADEGDTVESEQVLGKIGEGEATGDSSKKEAKSSGDDSAEKSAEKSDDKKEAKQASGNSGGGKQHEVKAPSFPESIQEGTVATWHKKVGEAVKRDEVLADIETDKVVLEVVAPADGALAEIKAEEGSQVESEAVLATFTEGAGGESVGDDAKPAKDESSDDDGADEKVGDKILAPAARKMVAEHDLDVAKIEGTGKGGRILKEDVQKAVKAGSAKKASGGAAAPKGAAAAATAPAVEGERPEKRVPMSRLRQTIAKRLVEAQQTAAMLTTYNEVDMTAVMELRAQYKDTFLKAHDTKLGFMGFFVKAASEALKRFPDVNASIDGTDIVYHGYQDIGVAVSTPRGLVVPVLRDTDSMKIADVEKTIVDFGKRARDGKLGIDEMQGGTFTITNGGIFGSLMSTPIINPPQTAILGMHKIQERPMAVNGKVEIRPMMYLAVSYDHRMIDGKDAVQFLVTMKELLEDPARLLLDV, from the coding sequence ATGGCTACCGAGATCAAAGCGCCAACCTTTCCGGAGTCCGTTGCCGAAGGCACAGTCGCCGCTTGGCATAAGAAGCCGGGTGACAGCGTTGAGCGTGACGAGCTGATTGTTGAGATTGAAACCGACAAAGTGGTGCTCGAAGTCGTCGCACCGGAAGCGGGCACTCTAACCGACGTGATGGCCGATGAAGGCGATACTGTTGAGTCCGAGCAGGTGCTGGGCAAAATCGGCGAAGGCGAAGCCACTGGCGACAGCAGCAAGAAAGAAGCGAAATCGTCTGGCGATGACAGCGCTGAAAAATCGGCAGAGAAATCTGACGATAAGAAAGAAGCCAAGCAAGCCAGCGGCAACAGCGGTGGCGGTAAGCAGCATGAGGTGAAAGCCCCGAGCTTCCCGGAGTCGATCCAGGAAGGCACGGTTGCGACCTGGCACAAGAAAGTCGGCGAAGCCGTCAAGCGCGATGAAGTGCTGGCGGATATCGAAACCGACAAAGTTGTGCTCGAGGTGGTTGCTCCGGCCGATGGTGCGCTGGCCGAGATTAAGGCCGAAGAGGGCAGCCAGGTTGAATCAGAAGCTGTTCTGGCGACCTTTACCGAAGGTGCTGGTGGCGAGAGTGTCGGTGATGACGCCAAGCCAGCCAAGGACGAAAGCAGCGATGACGATGGCGCTGATGAAAAAGTCGGTGACAAGATCCTCGCACCTGCTGCCCGCAAGATGGTTGCGGAGCACGACCTGGACGTTGCCAAGATCGAAGGCACCGGCAAGGGCGGCCGCATTCTGAAAGAGGATGTGCAGAAAGCCGTGAAAGCAGGTTCGGCTAAGAAAGCGTCCGGTGGCGCTGCAGCGCCTAAAGGTGCTGCGGCAGCCGCTACTGCGCCTGCGGTAGAAGGTGAGCGTCCAGAGAAACGCGTGCCGATGAGCCGTCTGCGTCAAACCATCGCCAAGCGCCTGGTTGAGGCTCAGCAAACGGCTGCCATGCTGACCACTTATAACGAAGTGGACATGACGGCAGTGATGGAGTTGCGCGCGCAGTACAAGGACACCTTCCTGAAAGCGCACGATACCAAGCTTGGCTTCATGGGCTTTTTCGTCAAGGCGGCCTCCGAGGCGCTCAAGCGCTTCCCGGACGTCAACGCCTCTATCGACGGTACCGACATCGTCTATCATGGCTACCAGGATATCGGCGTTGCCGTGTCGACGCCTCGCGGCTTGGTCGTTCCGGTACTGCGCGATACGGATAGCATGAAAATCGCCGATGTCGAGAAGACAATCGTCGACTTCGGTAAGCGTGCCCGTGACGGTAAGCTCGGCATCGATGAAATGCAGGGCGGTACCTTTACGATCACCAACGGCGGTATCTTCGGCTCGCTGATGTCGACCCCGATTATCAATCCGCCGCAAACCGCCATCCTGGGGATGCACAAGATCCAGGAACGCCCCATGGCGGTCAATGGCAAGGTCGAGATTCGCCCCATGATGTACCTGGCGGTTTCCTATGATCACCGCATGATCGACGGCAAAGACGCCGTTCAATTCCTGGTGACCATGAAAGAGCTGCTGGAAGATCCCGCACGCCTGTTGCTGGACGTGTAA
- a CDS encoding 2-oxoglutarate dehydrogenase E1 component: protein MQQGIMELMWRSSHVSGGNAHYVEALYEQYLADSESVPDEWRNYFDQLPRPEGSATHDVPLSPIRDQFYQLGRENRPARVAAAESGENKKQVKVLQLINAYRFRGHQKANIDPLGLRNPTPVPDLDLSFHQLSKADLDTEFQTGSFFLGIDKAPLRDIVDALDRTYCRSIGCEIMHIVDTEEKRWLQRRFESVRSAPKFSDDVRKHVLERLTAAEGLENYLASKYPGTKRFGLEGGEAFVPMMDELIQRAGGYGTKEVVIGMAHRGRLNLLVNILGKNPADLIDEFDGKKVIERGSGDVKYHQGFSSNVMSPGGEVHLAMSFNPSHLEIVAPVVEGSVRARQDRRNDEEGSKVLPINVHGDAAFAGQGVVMETFQMSQTRAYKTGGTVHIVINNQVGFTTSHPLDSRSTEYCTDIAKMVQAPIFHVNGDDADAVLHATQVALDYRQEFKKDVVIDLVCYRRRGHNEADEPSGTQPMMYSKIKDHPSSRTLYAKRLVEQGVLSEEDAKAMIETYRDDLVAGNHVANALVQEPNKSLFVDWTPYLGHEWTGNADTSFDMKRLQQLAAKMCEVPDGVDVQRQVAKIYEDRRKMQAGGMGINWGFAETLAYATLIDQGHPVRITGQDVGRGTFSHRHAVVHNQKDGSTFVPLQNLSDGQPRFTIHDSILSEEAVLAFEYGYSTTAPNDLVIWEAQFGDFFNGAQVVVDQFISSGETKWGRLCGLTMLLPHGYEGQGPEHSSARLERFLQMCAEHNMQVCVPTTPAQIYHLLRRQVIRPLRKPLVVMTPKSLLRHKQAVSSLEDLAHGKFHMVLADQAELTAEKVKRVILCAGKVYYDLVNSRAENERHDTAILRLEQLYPFPKEELLEALQAYTQLEDIVWCQEEPLNQGAWYSSQHHMRSVADMLKDGLGRDLKFAGRPASAAPAAGYMSVHTEQQRQLVEDAFNL, encoded by the coding sequence ATGCAACAAGGCATAATGGAGTTGATGTGGCGTTCCTCTCACGTTAGTGGTGGCAATGCCCACTACGTGGAAGCGCTTTACGAGCAGTACCTCGCCGATTCTGAATCTGTCCCTGACGAGTGGCGCAACTATTTTGACCAGTTGCCTCGCCCGGAGGGCAGTGCCACCCACGATGTTCCACTAAGCCCTATTCGTGATCAGTTCTATCAGTTGGGCCGGGAAAATCGCCCTGCTCGAGTAGCCGCCGCTGAAAGTGGCGAGAACAAGAAGCAGGTGAAAGTCCTGCAGCTGATCAACGCTTACCGCTTTCGTGGCCATCAAAAGGCCAATATCGACCCGCTAGGGCTGCGCAATCCCACCCCCGTCCCCGATCTCGACCTCTCTTTCCACCAGCTTTCAAAAGCTGATCTGGACACCGAGTTTCAGACTGGTTCTTTCTTTCTAGGTATCGACAAGGCGCCGTTGCGCGACATTGTCGATGCGCTTGATCGTACCTACTGTCGCTCGATCGGTTGCGAGATCATGCACATCGTCGATACCGAAGAAAAACGCTGGCTGCAGCGGCGTTTTGAATCGGTACGCAGTGCACCCAAGTTCAGCGATGACGTGCGCAAGCACGTACTGGAGCGCTTGACGGCGGCCGAAGGCCTGGAAAACTACTTGGCCTCGAAGTATCCGGGTACCAAGCGTTTTGGCCTGGAAGGTGGCGAAGCCTTTGTACCCATGATGGACGAGCTGATCCAGCGTGCGGGCGGTTATGGCACCAAGGAAGTCGTGATTGGCATGGCCCACCGCGGGCGGCTTAACCTGCTGGTCAACATTCTGGGTAAAAACCCGGCTGACCTGATCGACGAGTTCGACGGCAAAAAAGTCATCGAGCGCGGTTCGGGCGACGTGAAGTACCACCAGGGCTTTAGCTCGAATGTCATGTCACCAGGCGGCGAAGTCCACCTGGCAATGTCGTTCAACCCGTCGCATCTGGAAATCGTCGCGCCCGTTGTCGAAGGCTCGGTTCGTGCACGCCAGGATCGTCGTAACGACGAAGAGGGCAGCAAAGTATTGCCCATCAATGTCCATGGCGATGCAGCATTTGCGGGCCAGGGTGTGGTCATGGAGACGTTCCAGATGTCTCAGACCCGTGCCTACAAAACCGGCGGCACGGTCCACATCGTGATCAACAACCAGGTGGGCTTTACCACCTCGCATCCGCTGGACTCGCGCTCCACTGAATACTGTACTGATATCGCCAAGATGGTTCAGGCGCCGATTTTCCACGTTAACGGCGACGATGCGGACGCGGTACTCCACGCCACCCAGGTAGCGTTGGACTACCGGCAGGAGTTCAAGAAAGACGTGGTCATCGATCTCGTCTGCTACCGTCGGCGCGGCCATAACGAAGCCGACGAGCCGTCCGGCACTCAGCCGATGATGTACTCGAAGATCAAGGACCATCCTTCTTCGCGTACGTTGTATGCCAAGCGTCTGGTCGAGCAGGGCGTTTTGTCTGAAGAAGACGCCAAGGCGATGATTGAAACCTACCGCGATGACCTGGTGGCCGGTAACCACGTGGCCAATGCGCTGGTTCAGGAGCCTAACAAGTCGTTGTTCGTCGACTGGACGCCTTACCTCGGCCATGAGTGGACCGGCAATGCCGATACCTCCTTCGATATGAAGCGGCTGCAGCAACTGGCGGCAAAAATGTGCGAGGTCCCGGACGGGGTCGATGTGCAGCGTCAGGTCGCCAAGATTTACGAAGATCGCCGCAAGATGCAGGCTGGTGGCATGGGGATTAACTGGGGGTTTGCCGAAACGCTGGCCTATGCCACCTTGATCGATCAGGGTCACCCGGTGCGTATTACCGGCCAGGACGTGGGTCGCGGCACCTTCTCCCACCGTCATGCGGTCGTGCATAACCAGAAAGATGGCAGCACCTTTGTGCCGTTGCAGAATCTGTCAGACGGTCAGCCGCGCTTCACCATCCACGACTCCATCCTGTCGGAAGAGGCTGTGTTGGCCTTTGAGTACGGTTATTCGACCACGGCTCCCAATGATCTGGTGATTTGGGAAGCCCAGTTCGGCGACTTCTTCAACGGTGCGCAAGTCGTGGTGGACCAGTTCATTTCCTCGGGTGAGACCAAATGGGGTCGCTTATGCGGCTTAACCATGCTCCTGCCCCACGGTTATGAAGGTCAGGGTCCCGAGCACTCCTCCGCACGTCTGGAGCGTTTCCTGCAGATGTGTGCTGAGCACAATATGCAGGTGTGTGTGCCGACCACCCCCGCGCAAATTTATCACTTGCTGCGCCGTCAGGTGATTCGCCCGTTGCGTAAGCCGCTGGTGGTGATGACACCTAAATCGCTTCTGCGTCACAAGCAAGCGGTTTCCAGCCTTGAAGACCTGGCCCATGGCAAGTTCCATATGGTACTGGCAGACCAGGCCGAGCTGACGGCTGAGAAGGTGAAACGCGTGATCCTGTGTGCGGGCAAGGTCTACTACGATCTTGTCAATTCGCGTGCTGAGAACGAGCGTCACGATACGGCTATTCTGCGCCTAGAGCAGCTCTATCCCTTCCCGAAAGAAGAGCTTCTTGAAGCCCTTCAGGCATATACCCAGTTGGAAGATATTGTCTGGTGCCAGGAAGAGCCGTTGAACCAGGGTGCCTGGTATTCCAGTCAGCACCATATGCGTTCTGTGGCCGACATGCTGAAAGATGGCCTGGGACGTGATTTGAAATTCGCAGGACGCCCGGCCTCTGCTGCTCCGGCAGCGGGCTATATGTCCGTCCATACTGAACAGCAGCGCCAGCTGGTGGAAGACGCGTTTAATCTTTAA